The Polyangiaceae bacterium genome includes a region encoding these proteins:
- a CDS encoding FIST C-terminal domain-containing protein, whose product MSFVVQTRSPTRAARELATALGRVQRPAGALVFTSGALSELGSELGRELVAAAPGLPLLIASGAGVLTERGEVENEPAAAGILWTGGRTEVLVVGASGADEALEGLSRALSDRSAKSAPTAIAFVRPEGFSPSSLEPLWDARVTRHLLGAGTLGFDPVVVDAEGRVSSGRAAALLVRGLSPPVIRTSPACRLLMPLRRITETRGALVTRIESEPALDVLSAVGESLAGQPLVLAVLSDDEPGEGRSELLVRAVQGVDPVRRGLLISEEAREGTRIAFAVRDAGHARADLEAAARDALRTAAGAAPRFGIYVSCAGRGSSLYGAADVDAKILRARFGEMPFAGLASSFEIAPHRGRAQLQLYTGVVALFSAPS is encoded by the coding sequence GTGAGCTTCGTTGTCCAGACGCGAAGCCCGACCCGCGCGGCGCGCGAGCTCGCGACTGCCCTGGGCCGCGTCCAGCGCCCGGCGGGCGCGCTGGTCTTCACCAGCGGCGCGCTCTCGGAGCTCGGTTCGGAGCTGGGGCGCGAGCTCGTCGCAGCGGCGCCGGGCTTGCCCCTCCTCATCGCTTCCGGCGCCGGCGTGCTCACCGAGCGCGGCGAGGTCGAAAACGAGCCTGCGGCGGCGGGCATCCTCTGGACCGGGGGTCGTACGGAGGTGCTGGTGGTCGGGGCCAGCGGCGCCGACGAGGCGCTCGAGGGGCTGAGCCGTGCCCTCTCCGATCGCAGCGCCAAGAGCGCGCCGACCGCCATCGCGTTCGTCCGCCCCGAGGGCTTCTCCCCCTCGTCCCTCGAGCCATTGTGGGACGCCCGAGTCACTCGCCACCTGTTGGGCGCCGGCACACTGGGCTTCGATCCGGTGGTGGTGGACGCCGAGGGCCGGGTCAGCTCCGGTCGCGCCGCCGCACTGCTCGTGCGCGGTCTCTCCCCGCCGGTCATCCGGACATCGCCCGCGTGCCGCCTCCTGATGCCGCTCCGTAGAATCACCGAGACTCGCGGCGCGCTGGTGACCCGCATCGAGTCCGAGCCCGCGCTCGACGTGCTGTCCGCAGTGGGCGAGTCGCTGGCCGGTCAGCCCTTGGTGCTCGCGGTGCTGAGCGACGACGAGCCCGGCGAGGGGCGCTCGGAGCTGCTCGTCCGCGCCGTGCAGGGCGTCGACCCGGTGCGCCGGGGCCTGCTCATCTCCGAGGAAGCGCGGGAGGGCACGCGCATCGCGTTCGCGGTGCGCGACGCCGGACACGCGCGCGCGGATCTCGAGGCAGCGGCGCGCGACGCGCTCCGGACCGCCGCTGGCGCTGCGCCGCGCTTCGGCATCTACGTCAGTTGCGCGGGCCGGGGCAGCTCGCTCTACGGCGCCGCAGACGTGGACGCCAAGATCCTGCGCGCGCGCTTCGGCGAAATGCCCTTCGCCGGCCTTGCTTCGTCCTTCGAGATCGCTCCCCACCGCGGGCGCGCCCAGCTCCAGCTCTACACTGGCGTCGTCGCGCTGTTCTCGGCACCGAGTTGA
- a CDS encoding FHIPEP family type III secretion protein, which produces MATPTALRLGAQKKRFSTADVALAALVMAVVGLMIVPLPTWVLDLLIASNLAASVAILLVTLYVSDALRIAAFPTLLLLTTLVRLALNVSSTRLILLQADAGEVIRAFGTFVVRGNYVVGGVIFLILSIIQFVVIAKGSERVAEVGARFTLDAMPGKQMAIDAELRSGAIDGNEARRRRRALSRESQFYGAMDGAMKFVKGDVIASFLITLINLLGGIAIGVGMKDLELVTAVKRYGLLTIGDGLVTQIPALVLATAAGILVTRVASEEPDTPLGQELATQIFGAPRALRVASVFVLILAAIPGLPALPFLVIGALLFFASRSGTRRAPIGEASANEPVQRGEDAEAPPRFVPVVVPWSLDVSPDLAPLCDDDTRGGELRRAGVRAAASAVQEVLFRDLGVPLPAGRVAVSDELPERTVVLCLGEVPAKSMVLSPGLPDSDVAAHLVEESLSVLRRRAADFLGISETQVLLDQLEQVSPATVRQVVPKPVPVVLLADVLRRLVEEGVSVRDLRGVLESLAQVAHAEKDSLNLAEYVRSCLRRPLSHQLTGGSGELEVLLLDSMIEDTIRGAISRTAAGSFLTLAPAAARDVVRAVRRARDAAEGATSVVLTQPDVRRFVKKLIELDMPELRVVSYAELLPEIAIRPAGKATLAGL; this is translated from the coding sequence ATGGCCACTCCCACAGCCCTGCGCCTCGGCGCTCAGAAGAAGCGTTTCTCCACCGCGGACGTGGCCCTGGCCGCGCTGGTGATGGCGGTCGTCGGCCTGATGATCGTGCCGCTGCCCACCTGGGTGCTCGATCTGCTGATCGCGTCCAACCTGGCCGCCAGCGTCGCCATCTTGCTGGTCACCTTGTACGTGAGCGACGCGCTGCGCATCGCCGCGTTCCCCACGCTGCTCCTGCTCACGACGCTGGTACGCCTGGCGCTCAACGTCTCCTCGACCCGCCTCATCCTGCTCCAGGCGGACGCGGGCGAGGTGATCCGCGCCTTCGGCACCTTCGTGGTGCGAGGCAACTACGTGGTCGGCGGCGTGATCTTCTTGATCCTGTCCATCATCCAGTTCGTCGTCATCGCCAAGGGGTCGGAGCGTGTCGCCGAGGTCGGCGCGCGCTTCACGCTGGACGCCATGCCCGGCAAGCAGATGGCGATCGACGCGGAGCTCCGCTCCGGCGCCATCGACGGCAACGAGGCCCGCCGCCGGCGGCGGGCGCTCTCCCGGGAGAGCCAGTTCTACGGCGCCATGGACGGCGCGATGAAGTTCGTCAAGGGCGACGTCATCGCCTCGTTCCTGATCACCCTGATCAACCTCCTGGGCGGCATCGCCATCGGCGTCGGGATGAAGGACCTGGAGCTCGTCACCGCGGTGAAGCGCTACGGCCTGCTCACCATCGGCGACGGCCTGGTCACTCAGATCCCGGCGCTGGTGCTGGCCACCGCCGCGGGCATCCTGGTCACCCGCGTCGCCAGCGAGGAGCCGGACACGCCGCTCGGGCAGGAGCTGGCCACGCAGATCTTCGGCGCGCCGCGCGCGCTCAGGGTGGCTAGCGTCTTCGTGTTGATCCTGGCGGCCATCCCCGGCTTGCCGGCGCTGCCGTTCCTGGTCATCGGCGCGCTCTTGTTCTTCGCCTCGCGCTCCGGCACGCGCCGCGCGCCGATCGGCGAGGCCAGCGCGAACGAGCCGGTGCAGCGCGGCGAGGACGCCGAGGCCCCTCCCCGCTTCGTGCCCGTCGTGGTGCCCTGGTCCCTCGACGTGAGCCCGGATCTCGCGCCGCTCTGCGATGACGACACGCGCGGCGGCGAGCTCCGGCGGGCCGGCGTGCGCGCCGCGGCCTCCGCCGTCCAGGAGGTGCTGTTCCGCGATCTGGGCGTCCCCTTGCCCGCCGGGCGCGTGGCGGTCAGCGACGAGCTCCCGGAGCGCACGGTGGTGCTCTGCCTGGGAGAGGTGCCGGCCAAGTCCATGGTGCTCTCCCCCGGTCTGCCCGACTCCGACGTCGCCGCCCACCTGGTCGAAGAGTCGCTGTCGGTCTTGCGGCGCCGCGCGGCGGACTTCCTGGGCATCTCGGAGACCCAGGTGCTGCTCGACCAGCTCGAGCAGGTGTCGCCGGCGACCGTGCGCCAGGTGGTGCCCAAACCGGTGCCGGTCGTGCTGCTCGCCGACGTGCTGCGTCGCCTGGTCGAGGAGGGCGTCAGCGTCCGCGACCTGCGCGGCGTGCTCGAGTCCCTGGCGCAGGTGGCCCACGCCGAGAAAGACTCGCTGAACCTCGCCGAGTACGTGCGCTCGTGCCTGCGCCGGCCGCTCAGCCACCAGCTCACCGGCGGCAGCGGCGAGCTCGAGGTGCTGCTGCTGGACTCGATGATCGAGGACACGATCCGCGGCGCCATCTCCCGCACGGCCGCCGGCAGCTTCCTGACGCTCGCCCCCGCCGCGGCCCGCGACGTGGTGCGCGCCGTGCGCCGCGCACGCGACGCTGCCGAGGGCGCGACCAGCGTGGTCCTGACTCAGCCCGACGTGCGCCGCTTCGTCAAGAAGCTGATCGAGCTCGACATGCCCGAGCTGCGCGTCGTCTCCTACGCCGAGCTGCTCCCGGAGATCGCCATCCGCCCCGCCGGCAAGGCGACGCTCGCGGGCCTGTGA